atatatatttaaaaaaggataGTTTTAAAAAGGTGGTTCACTCTGGGTCACTCTGGTTCTCTATTCAGTGGGTCAGAACCTAAAGGAAGTAATGTGGGGCACTCAACCAAAACGACAAGGCTACACCtcaaatgaatgcatccagATGTTTGCATCACACACTGCACATGCTACTGACATACTGCAGCATCTTCACCCAAAGCATGGGTTACTTACTGTATACAGTATCTGTACACCATGTATCACAGGCAACTCTGCACTCCTTCCTTTATTCAGTGTGTCAATGTAAATTGCATGAAAGTGCCTGGTCCTTATTCTCCTCCAGATGTTGAGCTTAAATGAGCTGCAGGAAAAACTGAACtaataaaaatggaaaataaagaATTTTGTCTGATACAGTATTAAGGAGATACTCTCAATGGCactaaatatgtatatgtacaaatatatttaaatatatataaaatattggtatgactgaaaatatatatacagtacataagCAGTACATAAgcagtgttatatatatatatatatatatatatatatatatatatatatatatatatatatataaaaaaaacactatattgacaaaagtattcagacacctgctcatttactttaaaagaaacaataaacgagcaggtgtctgaatacttttgtcattatatatatatatatatatatatatatatatatatatatatatatatatatatatatacatacactataatgacaaaagtattcggacacctgctcgtttattatttcttttaaaatcaagggtattaaaaagaagttggaggaactgtctctactgtccaggtaagaaggctttctactagattttggagaagcattgctgtgaggatttgattgcattcaacaacaagagtgttagtgaggtcaggatgttggatgatgatcaccacttcaaaagtattggatggagcagttAAACTGAGCACATGGACAGAAGCTGAATAATGGTAAAAGATGGAAAGTAATGGGGGAATGAGCATTTCTACATCGTAACCTTTTACTTATGCACAGTAACTCTGAAATTCACTAAAAGAACCggttcaaaagattcagatcATGGGTAGTATTAGAAATGTTGGGGTGTTCCGGGTTGGTGTGTTGgaggaaaaactgcaaaagcaGGGTtggagggttggagaccaccgACGTAGTTTCGACAATTTCGATTTAAGTGAACCTTGAATACACGGATTTGAACGATACAGTTGAAGAACCGGTTCAAAGAATCAGTCGTTTAAGACTCAGTCCAGACTGGGAGGCTAAATATTTGGGGTGCTGCTGATTGGAGGTGGAGTAGGCCTGGAGGGTTGGAGAGTTGGTGAACACTGACAGTTGTTACAACTTCGATTTAGGTGAGATTGTGGATCCGATTCCTACGATAGCCAGTTAAAGAATCGGTTCAAAGAATCAGTAGTTTTACGACTCGGTCCAGGGTGGGAGCTAAATGTTTGGGGTGCTTCAGGTTAGTCAGTTAAATCACTCGTGAGGAGGCCCGGTGACCACTGGCGTAGATGCTACAACTTCGATTCAGGTAAGACTTGTGAGTTTACAGTTAAAGAACCGGTTCAAAGAATCAGTCGTTTCACGACTCGCTCCAGACTGGGAGGTTAAATATTTGGGGTGGTGCTCCGGGTTTGTGGGTTGGAGGTAAAACTGCAGGAGGAGTAGGTTTGAAGGGTTGGTGATCGCTGACTTAGTTGCGACATCATCGATTTAAGTGAGATTTGGGAATCGGTTCCAACGATACACAGTTAAAGAACCGACTCAAATGAAAAGAATCATTCGTTTCACGACTCGCTCCAGACTGGGAGGTTAAATATTTGGGGTGGTGCTAGGGGTTGGGGGGTTGGAGGTAAAACTGCAGGAGGAGTAGGTTTGAGGGGTTGGTGACCGCTGACGTAGTTGTGACAACATTGATTCAGGTGAGGCTTCGGAATCGGTTCCAACGATACACAGTTAAAGAACCGACTCAGATGAAAAGAATCATTCGTTTCACGACTCGCTCCAGACTGGGAGGTTAAATATTTGGGGTGGTGCTCCGGGTTGGTGGGTTGGAGGTAAAACTGCAGGAGGAGTAGGTTTAAAGGGTTGGTGACCGCTGACGTAGCTAGTAACTACAACTTCGATTCAGGCGAGACTTGGGAATCGGTTCCAGCGAAACGAAGTAAAATAACGGTTCAAAGGAAGGACTCGGTTGGTTCGCGACTCGCTCCAGGCTGGAGGCTGAAACTTTGGGGTGTTCCGGAACAGGGCGGCGCCAGGCTTGGAGAGTTTTGCCACGCAGACAGACCGACGCTCAAGATGTCTGAGAGGTCCATCATTTACCTCATCTTTTACCTTCAAATCCTCGCCTCCTTCTTTGACTTCATTTATGCGAGTGAATCAAACGATGAGGTTAAGATTCAGGTGGTGTTCAAACCCGAGAACTGCACCCAGAAAGCCAAAAAAGGAGATCTGCTGAATGCACACTATGATGGATATCTCGCCAAGGACGGCTCTCAGTTCTACTGCAGGTAAAGCTGTAGTCTGCAAACCCACAGCATTTCAGATATTAGATAGTATAGGGTGGTTGTCATGCAAAATATCCTTAAAAATTATCATTTtaatggagaagaaaaaaaaaaactttataacTTTCAGTTGttttaattttggagcatttcttttggtccattctGCAAGAAATGTTGGCATAATATAAAGATCAACTACCAGAATcaaatatgcatatatgcatgtatatgtATAGGCACATAACCACATTATTTAAAGCCATGTCTCTCAGCAATGACTGTACTTACTTATAATTACTGTAAAAATCTCCAGATCACATCAGAACATGAATATATAtcctgaagaaagaaagtagtgagatcttgtgagatctttagtctgaagaacagagcttggctcctccagggttctcctggacgccccctccccagtccagcagcagcagcagctcacctgatttaccatcattaagccctgatttaccatcaaaccaggtgttgatctgaggagaactctaaataacactagactccatgagagaggagaactttggagatgttctaatgatgaacacagtaatgaagaacctccacctccactttctgtaggagtgttattattattagtgtttattctaatatcagtgatttactgaggatataaacacttactgcccagatcagCAGCTCTCCATTCTCTAATTTCCACAGATGTGCAGTACTGAATGTTATATAGATGTATAGAAGTATGTACATATTATGTACAGTCAAATGCAGAGTTCTgtaattagggctgggcgatatggtaaaaatactatatcacgatatttaaagattttttttttcatgatacatgatatttatgtaatcacagactaaatacatcagcagGGACagattcagatcctctcctgtactgaatacagtgatttctactcaacatctgctgctctttatctaattaatccagtctaattacactgttagtaatgaaacctacagctgatcagtgtttattaagcaccaaaAGTCTCCTCCATACACTTAGAGAAGCTTATtgttatcacgatacgataaaatattatGATCTGTCTGTAATAATGTGGACGTTATTGAGAAAATGTCATAATCTGCTAGAGGATCTAACGTTTCcacctcttcctcttttttccaGCCGATCTGCTAAAAGCGGTGAACCCCACTGGTTTGTCATGGGTGTTGGAGAGGTGATCAAAGGTCTGGACTTGGGGCTGAAGGACATGTGTCCTGGCGAGAAGCGCAAAATCACAATACCTCCCTCTCTGGCCTTCGGAGAACAGGGGAAGCGTAAGTTTGCCTCACCCTAGACGAACGCCTGGCTCAGAGTAGCAGCAGGAGTGTGTGACGTTACTCTGCAGTACAGTGGCTTTCAGTGTGAACTCTTTATCATAACTTATCAGTTAAATTCACATTTAAACTGTGAAAAGAAtaaacacagcttttctagcCTGCCTTTTTTATAGATGCCCAAAATAACTGCATGATTGTGAAGGATCCTTTGTTTAAAACCTCAGAAATGTACATTTGAAGCCCTAGGCCCAATCCAGATCCTATAAttagcacacacacaacacaccagCCTGATACTTATAGCCTTATACTAGCCTACTGTCTCCCAGTCGAGAGGGGAGCTGTTGTGCTCGTTTTGTTGAGTCCAGGCATGTTAGATTGAACTATCTGAACCCTAGgcttattttaaatgtaaatcatatagataattattataaatgttcAGTGATGATATaagattcagtatctactgtaaataattacgtaaatgaaatgtatttgtatatcaGCTTTTATATTACTGGCATTATCACTGGCattagcagctttacagaatcagtaaacaTTAAGAGGACAGGAGATCAGCAAGAAACAAAAccccaagacccccagtgagcagctaaagaccacagtggcaaggagaaactccctcagagctggaggaagaaaccttgggaggaatcaagactcacaaggtggacccgacccgtcctcctctgatcagaactatttatataaagtattgataaaagtcactaaacCACTGcgtaagactgttctactgctcaggtgtgctgatgaTATCATCATAATATGCTAGACctactatacattatttaataactACTGTCAACAATTCTGTGACTGCTAttagttattcagtaactactgcaAATGTATCCAGTAACATGTATTCAGTAGctgctttaaatgattaaataatataataatttattatataataaatgattcaacccccccccccccccccattcatCCTATAGCAGTTTACCACAGTCCAGCTTAACTAGTCATGGTAGGATCCCACTGACCCCAGCAGATTTATTTGTGAATGCAGTCCTGCTGTTTAAAATGAGACAAAGATGGGCGAGTACTTACTTGAGTATTTCCCAAAGCTCTTCTCCAGTGATATGTAGCTTTTTGCAATCAACTGAGCTGCTAATTGTGTCCAGACTCACTGTGTGAGTTTTTTCTCTCATTCGTTAGTTTGAAAAATGTCATTTTGCTGGTGTAATAAGGGTACCAGGTGTAGCTTGCCTAGTTGAATGGCCTCCTTTGCAATAACCTTGAGAATAAAGTTGATAACCCGAGGTTGGGAAATGTAAAAATGGGCTGAATgatgtaaaaatgaatgatgTTGATAATGAtgatcttttcatgggacaacactgacaaaatgacactttgacacaatgaaaagtcgtctgtgtgcagcttatatttacatttacatttatggcatttagctgacgctcttatccagagcgagggttactcatattacagaggtgggccaatgtagtgttaggagtcttgcccaaggactcttgttggggtagcgcagcatagtcacccagactgggaatcgaaccccagtctcccacgtggtgaggtagctcactagcaggtagtggtattatctgttgcgccacaccaaccactaccaccagcttatataacagtgtacatttattcttccctcaaaataactctggataagagcatcagccaaatgcctCAATTTCTTAGTTGGTTCTCAGCATCGTAAGGGCAGTTTTAGGATTGAAATTGAGGTCAAGGTTCGTTGGTTGAGCACCTAGAAAGCAACCACAGTTGGCTGGCAAAGGAAAgtgttaaataaatgaataaatgtttgGTGAAACTGAGAGATTATTACATTTCTTCTTTCATTACTGCTTTTAAACTCCAAGCGTTCACTCATCTCAATCATTTTCTGTTTGATGCCACAGATCCCGTGCCACCCAATGCAACCATCATCTTTAATGTGGAGCTTCTGCATGTCAGACGAGGACCTCGCAGCATTGAAGCCTTTAAAGAAATGGACCTCAATAATGACCGGACACTTACAAAAGATGAGGTAATATAGGTCACACAATGGTCTCGGTTACAGTCATTGCTGACATTTGGGCTCAGATTCTTAGGACCACTTTTGCATGAGTAATAACACAAGTCTGAAAGAACTacacaaatattacatttacgttcctccaggaccatggtgcaacatagacacagtataaatagtttaaatagactagaattcagagatacctctaagcttacatactaaactaaactaataactGAACActagtcagtatggagaccacaatactctactcttcaccccaAATGATATTCTACATCCATTAACACTTTGGACAGTCACCAGTAtcaaaaaagcaataacaataagaCTAAAGCTCCCTCTGTGTAGTCTGTGACTCTCAGATGGGGGTTATCAGCCAGTaaatgagtatatatatatatatatatatatatatatatatacactcatttactggctatatatatgtatatgtatgtatgtgtgtgtgtgtatatatctgtgtgtgtgtgtgtgtgtgtgtgtgtgtgtgtagttgtctgTAACCAATACAACCTACAGCGTGCAGCTTAAAAAATCATCTTATGAGACTGCTTGGCCCTCAAGACCAAGATTTGTGACGTCAGAAGTCCATCAGGTTGTCCGACTGCTCACTGGGAGCTCATTTAGGCATTAATCATTGCTTCCCCTCTCACACAGCATGCCAAACATCAGCCAATCTAGCTCAAATTTGGACTGAATTGGGCTGAAAATcacctggtgtctggctggctgtagAGAAATGGGTTTAGACACCTGCACATCTAAAGCATAATTACAGGCAGTTAGAATAATAgcatattagaataaacactaataataacactcctacagaaggtggtggtggttctccatcactgtgttcatcattagaacatctccaaagttctcctgtctcatggagtctagtgttatttagagttctcctcagatcaacacctggtttggtggtaaatcaggacttaatgatggtaaatcaggtgagctgctgctgctgctgatgatgatgatggagttgaacacatcctccacgctgtgctggctggactggggggcgtccaggagaaacctggaaccaagctttgttatatatatctctatttttgttattttacactttttaacAGGATATAATTTgtcaggtgttttttttatgatgagtggaccaatagaaatgctccgaaatgactggaataaaatgtccattgaaagttaagaagttttagAAGCTGTTAAGCTTCTGCGATGTGCACATTTACACTCCTTCACTCCAAAACATGTGAGTGACTGAATGTGAGCGTCTTGCCAATGGCAGTTGTTCTCATTGTCCTCTTGTTCTTGATGTCCAGGTGTATCAGCACTTGAAGATGGAAGCGAAGAAGTTAAACGTGAAGAAGGAAGAGTCCTACTTCCAGGATGTTGTCACTGATGTGTTCCGCAGGAACGACCAAGACGAGGACGGGACTCTGTCTGTAAAGGAGTATAACGTCTATGAGCACGATGAGCTGTAGCTGCCACGAGAACCTGCTCTAACTTACAGACATTTTTCTTTATGCACTCTGTGTGCTGTGGACCTTCAGGAGGAGCAGATGTCTAATAATAAACACCACTAAAGCTTTTAATAAACACGTTTTTTGGTACCTGGTTGTGTTTGTATCGTACTGGTAAACATTTCAGACACATTTTAGATTTATCTGGCCAGCAGACGTAGTTGATAGATCGCACCGTGCCCTCAGCATGTGGTGGTTTGGGAAGAGGCTGAAGGCTTGTGGTGGACACATGATcaaggtagagatggtatttataggatgttagTTTGGGAGGCGGGGCTTCAGACATGTTCCTTCTCCCACCTTTTTGGTCTTTCATAACATCACTGAACATAAATACAAATTTTATTAATACAGGTAGTATTTCCAAACCTCTCCAGGAGAAGGTCCAGGGTTGCTGAATCTGGTTTGGTTCATCAGTTCTTCATTAGGTTTGATGGATATTCTTTAATATATGTATCTCTAGTCTCCTGactcaagaactgactgtaaCACAATTCAAATCAGATGCTACTAATGGTGGATTGGAACAAATCTATTTAATGCTGGGAAACATCCGAAGTGTGAATTGAATCTTGAGAAATGTTGAGATGGGATCGATGTTAGCAGGTTAAAACTGTGTtgagtcaagtcagatttatttgtatagctttttacaactgttgtcacaaagcagctttacataattaataattaataaaagacagagacaaaaaagaaataatgtaagacatgaaggatcaaagacctccagtgagccccaacggcgacagtggcaaggagaacctccctcagagctggaggaagaaaccttgggaggaaccaagactcacaagagggacccgacccgtcctcctctgatcagaactatttattaattattgataaaaatgaccaaaccagatacaacagatagttaatagtggtgatattaatagtggcagataggtAAAATCTTTGACGTAGGCCCCAtcgtcagcccaggtcttgcaacatcGGGACTCTTGCAGATCCTGCCGAACTTAGAGGCAAGGGGCTAAGGTTGCAAAGGGGAGGAATATCCAGTAAAT
The genomic region above belongs to Salminus brasiliensis chromosome 8, fSalBra1.hap2, whole genome shotgun sequence and contains:
- the fkbp7 gene encoding peptidyl-prolyl cis-trans isomerase FKBP7; the encoded protein is MSERSIIYLIFYLQILASFFDFIYASESNDEVKIQVVFKPENCTQKAKKGDLLNAHYDGYLAKDGSQFYCSRSAKSGEPHWFVMGVGEVIKGLDLGLKDMCPGEKRKITIPPSLAFGEQGKHPVPPNATIIFNVELLHVRRGPRSIEAFKEMDLNNDRTLTKDEVYQHLKMEAKKLNVKKEESYFQDVVTDVFRRNDQDEDGTLSVKEYNVYEHDEL